The following is a genomic window from Mya arenaria isolate MELC-2E11 chromosome 4, ASM2691426v1.
AAATTggctgtttaaaatgtatatcattattattcttaatttatactctttaaagaactaaccattttacagtggtatgtgAACTAGCGGATCCGTGCacgtgtggactggccgtacagccggcaaaactagttgatgttatcattgtatacaGTGCTCTAGCCTACGTCTTACTTTTTGCAATTGTCTGCATGAATGTAATAAGAAACGGCTTTTCCAAACAtgcaacatatttaaaactatatgctttAATTTTCAAGTCACCagttcattgttttgtttagttatgttattatgtatgtttgttattcatgtcggaaaatagcttgATGGGCTAATGTTTTATGACATGTTATAATTCacccattttaaataaagattcttgtatcttgtatggATCTCCCGTTTAGTCTTGAAGTGCCGGATGCACGTAACGAGAGACCCATACTTAAGGTcataccaaattgtttttaCGTTTAAGCGCCAACCCTTAGTACGACAGCTCCCACAcaaaatttatcattttctgatatcaaatgcCAAAAATTACCAGTACTAATATGATTAATGTTGTTTACACTTTTGTTCTGTAGGCGGTTTTATGGAAAAGGGAAACCAAATATATTCGGCAAGATCGTTGATCATGTAAAatgggttgttgttttttcgatcGGGAAGCCCAAAACTTATCTGTCCACGATTTGCTATGGTCCTATACTTATAAAACTTAAAGCAATTGTTGCTGCGGTTgattgtgtttatgttttgcaCTGGAATGCGTGTACCGTCCaggtttcaataaaatattattttttgttactAAAACTAGtggatacatgtacatcaattcAGACTGATTGAAAAATCTATATGTCTAAAGAGTTTGTGACACACGTAATTTAACGATGACATTAGAATATACCCAGCAAATACACATATGACAGTTCCAGGAGAAGCAGGGCATGCTCAACGACACTAGTGATATAAAACAGGACACTGACAATATAAAACACTCATTTATAGTTTAAGCATTACGTTCAGCACTGGTTTTgtgaaattgttataaaaagcACACTTTTGTCAAGTACTACGATTTTCAAGACTgattgtttgtataaatatatcgaATGAACAACAGTTAGCGTTTATAAAAGGATTTATTACATATGACcttgataaaatattgcaatactGTGGATACACACTTTTACAAGAAAAGCGAACACACTTTCGATGGGAACGTATTAACCGGGAAATGTTCATTTTCACACTGTCTAATCATGGCAATCGAATTACTATTTCGTTTCGTTCTGACAGCGCCCGTACGTCGAGGTCCACGTTGGCACCTGTAGATTGGGCACACATGTCATGTGAACGGGGCAGGGGCAGCTTCCGGGCCACTCCACCGCCTTGGCATAGCAGGGGCCGCCCTCGCCACTCACTGGCTTGCAGTAGTTGACATTGGGCTCCGATGGGTCGCTACAACAGCAGGAGCCCGGAGGACAGGTGGCCTGCCGCGTACTCAGGCTACTCATGTCGCACTCACCCTTGCGAAAAGTATACATGATTAATtcattatattgattttaacaatagTCATCAATTGCTATGTTGAAAGAAGATAACACAATGTTGTGCTATATACATGATTGATAAAGACACCATATAATTAATGATTATGAAAGTGCTTACGGCAAAGTACATCCCATAATGGCCTCGGATGAAAAATCCGACCAAACAAGTAAAGAAAAACGCAATGTTCATATTGCGCATCGTTTTCATAGACTGAAGTTCTTTGAATAATCAGATCCGCATACATTCACAAGTATCAACGAGATAAGGAGATAAGGTACTTGCAGCAGTAGAAATTAATGTAAGAGACCTCTcgaataataatgcttaaacaTTTGGGAACGGAATTTTGTTCTTATTAAACACAGTTGGTTTCCTGAttctttattaaacattttaatacatagttattacataaaatatcagTAATATAGTTGTctaattaatatcaaataactGTGAATAAAAGTACACATAATATCAACACtaatataattatactgttTGAATACGTGTTTAAAACTGTGATAAGTTTTCTGGCGTGTTATCATCAGAAAACAGGCCATCTAAATAAAGTTTGTACAAAATACGTAAAAgaatgaaacatttgaacacttCGATCATTGAAACGTGTTGCGTGTTTGCATCTGAGGAGCGATCAGGAGTGTGCTGGTGTTGGGTACCAAGGCAGGCGGTCGATGTCCGTGTTGCCACCACACAGGATGACCCCCACGTGCCGGAGCGCCGCGTCCATCTGCCGCAGCCGCTCAGACATGGCCGCAGCGATACCAGCACCCGACGCCGCCTCGACCACCAGCTGGAAATGCATAAAAACACGTTTATGGCActttctttttatcattttattgtttgaataaaaaaatgactaaCGCATGGCTACGTCAAACTTTATTCCAGTATTAACTAATTTGTTATATACTAGTGTACCATTCCAACACATGTAGCAAAACGCATTTATCTGGGTTATCATGGATAATCATACAACTACATGTAGCTTGTTTAGCTTTTTTCTGTATCATGTAACGAAAAACATCTATATTTCAGTTACTCGAGTCCAAAGTTTGAATGTATAAGCCGCACAACACACCTTCATTCGTTCGAAAGCAAATCTCATTCCTTTCATTATTTCATCATCCGTCTGAAAGAGAAAACACACATCTGTGTACATGTATTCGTTactgtatatttacaaataattccgaaatattatattttttgagaaCTCGTCAATATATTAACTTAATACCACAGAGAAGACATCTTTCTGCACGAGTTCTCGGATAATAGGCCAGGTCACGTGGCCGAGCTGCTGCAGTCGGATGCCGTCCGCGATCGTCTCAAGGAAGCGAGGCGGGTTCGGCCACAGGCGCTCACCTGCAGATCggcaatattaattttatgtttaagtgtgaGAAGTCTATGACAAGAAAATGGAGTAGATAACTATACACTGCAAGcgttatattttaagttattttcgTAATTGTACAAAACTTTATTCACCTGCCCGTAAGCATTTCTCAACATCCTTTCCATTGGGCTCCACTatgaaaactgaaaatattcaaaccatACAAACGGTTACATTCGTCCTGATCCGAATGACCATATTGTCAAATACAATGTAAGATTATGAAAAACGTATTAATCTGTTTACTAAACGACTGAATACATCTTCGGTATGAAGATATTACCTTTGAGATCGGGTTTGAGGGCTTGAGCGGCGATAGCAATGCCGGAAACCATGCCGCCGCCGCTCGTGGGAACCAGGATGGCGTCCAGTTCAGGGATCTGCTCCAGAAACTCGGCACCCAACGTCCCCTGAATAATATATGTGCTATACAATTGTTAACGtctagatatatatatatatatatatatatatatatatatatatatatatatatatatatatatatatatatatatatatatatatatatatataaatatatatatatatatatatatatatatattatataatacgaAATTACGTACTAAACGAACCCATTGTTGACTAAAATGCATATCTATGGGTTCGTATTACCGACATGTCGGACGTTtaaatatcatatgtatcaCTATCATTTAAACTGGTTATACATCTTAAGGACAACATGTATAGAGCTTGGGTGCATACCTGTCCCGCAATGACATCCGGATGATCATATGGCGGCACAAAATGGAAGCCTCTTTCTCGCCCTATCCGATGACAAGTCTCCTGTCTGTGTGAAATAAGATGTCATGGTTCTGCTGTGAACAgccataaaaacaaacattagtcACACAGTTTAATGCTAATATACTTTTCTTTCATTATTATCTTGAAAGAGATGTCAGGTACCTCTGGATAAAGGTAGATATGAAGCAATACATCTTGATAGTAAAACCATATGAGACCTGGAGGTAGGTGTTGGATCACAGATGACGATATCGGCACCGTACCCGCGGATGGCATCCAGCTTGACGTTGGGGCTATTGTTAGGGGCCACCACGGCACATTGAAGTCCCCGCATCCTCGCCGCCCAAGCCAGTGCCTGCCCATGGTTCCCGCTAGAGTGCGTTACCTACAAGTAAAAAGCACCCGTTTATTTTCTAGCAGAAAAACATGGATATACGAATACTCTCAATATTAGTGGTGAAACATATTTGAGTTATATGCATACTGATATTTTGTAGGGTTCAGCCATTCGCATCGAATGAAGTAATACTACATGTAGGTAAAGTGGGTTTAAgatcaatgttgtccgctcttaCCACGCCCTTGGGTGGACTCTCGCCCTCTTTTAGCACCGTCACCTGGAAAAGAATGGATTTTCAAGGTCAATGTATGCCGGGTATTCCTGCATACGTTTACATGTAGTATATATCGTTCATATTTGTACTATTTATCACCAGTGACCGAAACTACACTAGCATTAACATAGAAGGTATACTATTGCAAACAGTTGACTAATCTGTTTCGTACAATGAGGTACACGCCAGTTGATATATTTCAGATGaagtaaatattgtttgaaactcACCGCGTTAAGTGCCCCCCTGGCTTTGAACGACCCGGTCTTCTGAAGATTTTcggctttaaaataaaactttctgCCATAACTTTCATCAAATGTTGAACTGGTGAACACAGGTGTGGTATGAACACACGAGTGGATTCTGTTCTTAGCCTTTAAAATGTCATTCACTGTTATTGTTAGTCGTCCACTCATCCTTGTGAAGCGTCAAAGCTGCACGTTTTACTTGTTAGTCAGTGCACacaattcatatattttgttttcaagtacATGAAGTTTGGTAACTTATGCATTCGCATCAAAACCTTATCTGTGACAtaatatcattgtaaatacaCTGCCCTACTGTTGAATATACTGGAGTTAACTCCCGTTTCCATGGTTAAGCAGTAGGTCGCTTTAACTGGCAAGCAGTAGGaagagaaaatacattttttttttcatttttattgcattttcaatCATAAACAGCCATATTTACATAAGCAAGAGCATAGTAATTAAGAACTTAAGCACTGTTTGTACTATTATGTTAAACCAGTTTTACACAAatcttttgttgttttctacGGCCAAAAGATGCAGTAACACTTTGAACAATTGCCACATTTGTCATCCATATTGCGTGCGACCACAACGAGCATCAGAATAAGCCTATACTACCGTACGAATGTACGAATAAACCACCTTTATACAAAATGCAGCTTCTCCAACTCACGGTAATTATCAGTGTAGTcctcagtacatacacatgtagtATTTCCATACTGCACATTAACATATTGTACATGCACGTGCATGTATggaagtatttttgttttactaccATACTTTGCTACCATACTTTCTATCATAGGCCCCACGCTATATAGAAGGCAGATATAAAACTTAATAATGACATGAGTGCGGTTTCAAACCTCTGACATAATCAAcattatcttaaatatttattgtaaataaaataagacaaataaaaaaatctacatTGTATATACAATTTCTCTATCATGATGAGGAAGAGACACTTTACAAACGCATACTTTGCTCTGACACTATGCTTTCATGCATTTTAACGTAAAACAATCAACTTCACACTGTTAATAGGCAAAGCAACTCATGATTGAGAAAATTGCTGAAAAAACCTGGCATCCACTTAAATTGAACAGATCGAATACCAAAGGTAAAATTCTTAATACACTGCTTGACACAATCCACACAATGTCACATGCAGAAGACTGATTTTTGTCAATATGGTCTTTCATGATTTGGCCATTAATCAATCATATTTGCTCTATTCTCGTCCACGTATTTTATCCATCTGCCAGTCCCATCTCCTCTCACTCATCAAACAGTGGTGTGGCGTCTCCCGCGGGAGATTGTCCGACGCGACCCCTGGGGGACTGACGCACTGCGGGACTGCGAGGGGTCCCTGGGGCCAACTTTTTGTGCTTGGCCCACATCTCCGCAGCCTTTGCCCAGTCTGTGCCCGCCTTGCTACCTGTAAGTTAAgagtaaat
Proteins encoded in this region:
- the LOC128232241 gene encoding serine racemase-like, translated to MSGRLTITVNDILKAKNRIHSCVHTTPVFTSSTFDESYGRKFYFKAENLQKTGSFKARGALNAVTVLKEGESPPKGVVTHSSGNHGQALAWAARMRGLQCAVVAPNNSPNVKLDAIRGYGADIVICDPTPTSRQETCHRIGRERGFHFVPPYDHPDVIAGQGTLGAEFLEQIPELDAILVPTSGGGMVSGIAIAAQALKPDLKVFIVEPNGKDVEKCLRAGERLWPNPPRFLETIADGIRLQQLGHVTWPIIRELVQKDVFSVTDDEIMKGMRFAFERMKLVVEAASGAGIAAAMSERLRQMDAALRHVGVILCGGNTDIDRLPWYPTPAHS